CAATTTCATTCCAGTGTTTTAACagttaaatttgtttttttatagaaataaataatcatttatggaatcttTCATTAGACATCCGAAGCAATAGCATAAATTGTAAACTTTAACCTTTTCAGAATAATGGAAAATCAATACCTAGCATCTAAAGTTGTGTACCAAGGATAACTCACTGAGATGTCGCCGTAACTAGCTGCAGGTATTGCTATTTATTTCTAAGCCAAGGAAACTAAAAATCAGAAAGTACTGTAGGGAGTGAAATAGGTCCAACAATCCAGTGTTGATGTAACTGTTGCTCTTAGAAAAAGATAAAACAGAATTGTTGCTAAAGTAGAATAAGGAAGACcaaatattttttccaaaattacGAGCATgtaagaagaaaaatatagtagttcactttacaaataaaatatgtttcTTTATCTTCAGAAAGTATGACTTGAAAAAAGAACACCAGTTCAAATGATATTCTGGTGGACCTTGTCTATAGAGTGCCTTATACAGCTTACATTATAGATGGCATACTATGTTTGATATAAAAAACTCGAACTTGGGAATATACTGCTGAGAAGAAATATTCAGTGAAATATTTGAGATGCAATCACTTTAAGGACACATAAGAAGTTCGACACAAAAAGTGCAAACTTATGGAACAAATCCTTGGCTACAGTAGTTTTGAGAACTGATCTTGAGTGAAGAATTCCAGTCATAAAACTTCTGAAAGAAAATAGATATAAACATGTTCCACTTCTAACTTCACTTCAATGGTCCATTCAGTTAGAATTCAATGCACATGAAATTTTGTAAAATTAGATGCTAATAGTCAAATGAAATGGCTCTCCCAAATTATCAGCAAGAAGCtgaagatggaagaaaagcaGAAAAATTCATTCACAGGAAATTTAACCAGAAATCTACTACTGGACATTCAAAATTTAACAATGTTTGCAGATCATCCCCCTATCCTTGTACTTTTTCCCACAGAACACTTAAACTTGCAGGTATAATTCCAACAAGGGCAGAGGTTACAAGTGATGCCCATAAAATAACTAAGTCGTCTTGAGACTAACTACTATAAACCCGGGATTCCTGATCAGATATTAACAAACTAAATAGAGTATTAGCAGCCTTGTGATAAATCACCTAGCTTTTGCTTGGGCATAGTTTCCCCACAGAATGAAAACAACTCCTTCTTTCTTCTGAGAAATTGTTTTGATGACAGCATCTGTAAATTGCTCCCAGCCTTTATTTGCATGAGAATTTGCCTGATGATGCCTAACTGAGAGTATATCAGGGAAAAGAAAAGGCTCAAAATGCTATTGTTTAGTAGAAGACAAGGAGTGTCATTGCATCTCTTCAATGATAAAGAAAAGCAAATAACATCATAAAGCATTCGAGAAAAAATGAGAAGGAGAGTCTTCTTCAAAACAGGGGGAATATGTCCTCAGAAGTTTAAAAAAGGACAGACACACAATGTCCAAACAGCAgatcttaatttttaaaaagatcaAAATGTAGCAGTCAACACTAACTTGTGAACTAAGGTAGATTGAGAAACAGATGAGACAAATATTCTCTATGCAAACTATTAATTAATTGGATAGGAAATCAAACTATGATGCAATGTTTTTGTTCAggttcttctttttatttttttggaacaGCAACTTTGGTGTAGTGCTTTGCCCATATAATGTCAACCATCTGTATACATGTACAAATAGGAACCTATCTGTGCTTACTGTTGCCAGCATTCTAACAAGATTTTCCCACATTCTTTTGCCTTGGATTTTAGCTTCTTTGATCTTTCTTCCTAAACCGAGACACAAGTTGCTTTTGTGTGTTTAGATCAATGGCTGAACTTAACTTTTTCCCTGGAAGGCAAAACGATTAAATGTTGCACAGTTGACCTAGAACAAGTCTACGGTACACTCCACTTTAACCTAGGCAGCACTTAAAATGTTTTGCTTTGCTGGTGAGTGCTAAGCTCAGTAGTAATTGACAAAATAGACCTATAGCGAGTTGTTGAATCGGTTAAGTCAAGAACAAAGAAGCTATTAGCTAAAAAGGCAAGAGAATGCAGGAAATTTCGTTGTATTGctgataatataaatatatactatTAAAATGACCTAAGCTTGTCTAATTACAGATGATGAGCTAAACCCGTATTCATACAAGTACAAAGGTGGTTGGTTGTCATTAAATAAAGGTGGTTGGCAACTACTAGTAGATTTCCTTGCATGCTGCTCTCTTAAGCTTCTCTTGCTTGTAGCATAATACGGTGTAAGATACTGGTTGTTGGTCACTGAAGGCACACTACTGCAGGCGTTGCTTGTGGGCACTGCATGTGCATTGGCCACTAACAAGTGGGCCAATGTAAGGGCAAGAGTGATTGTAAGTTAGTGCAGCCCTGGCCAAGGCACTCTATAGTACATGGCATTGAACGACTTCCGATAATACTATGGAGCGCCATCAACATCATGGGACAAGACTAGAAAGCAACAATATGAATTAAGATTCTATATGATAGGTTTCATGTCAGAAAATCTTTATGTTTCAGTCATGTGTGCAATCcaaaaattaggaaataaaaGTGAAGCATAAAGAAAGTCTGAAATATGGCAATATGATGTCTAACAATAAGATTACAAAATACAGCAAAATTCACATCGCAGGAGATACCTTGGTACAGTAAGCAACTTGTCAGATGCCTTCAAATTCAAACCTTGAACAAACATCTAGATACGTTGAGATTGGTTCAGAATCACTCTTCTTTACCTACTTAATGAggactttctcttcttttttttttacctaaaTCAAATTCTCAGATCTTATGAATAAACACACCTTAATTGATTTGTTTAGAGAGGAAGAAAAGAGATACAAAGATATTATTTCAGTTAGTATCTCCTTTAACTTCATCTACTATTAATCTTCACAAGTACATCCGTGGGCCTGTGGCGATAGCAATATAATATACCCTAAAACGCATATGgaataaatgaatgaaaaagGAATGTGTCCAGACCAATATATAAAACCACTGAAGACACAAAAGATTTACCTGTTAGAACAGAATTGAGAAGCAGAACACCCTGTAAAGCAATGTGGTTTATGTCAGACAATTAtttaaaggaagaaaaaaatgaaggcTATAAAAGTGTTGTCAACACTAATAAGAAAAAACGGACTTTGAGATAACTCAATCTccaaagctagctcatgaggtAAGGATTTCCCAAGACTATATATGTCCCCTTGGCACACCCAGGCCTGGCAACCGGAGCGTGGAAAATATAATGGGCCCAACATCGAGTAAAAGAAGATTTGGGATGGATCTGACTTTGATATCATGATAAGAAAATGGAGTTTaggcctaactcaaccccataAGCTAGCTCATTAGGAGAGAATTGCCAAAACCATATAAAGTGATCTTCCCATCCCTAAATGACCTATGTGGGAACACAACAACTTATAAATAGGAGTACATCAAGGTTTACAAAGTTAATTTTGCTGATGTGAAAGCATCAGTTTCATTTAACAGAAATTCAACATTGAACCATGAACAACTCTAATTTTCCTGCTCAAACAAAGTATAAATCTATGCTAGGGTATGCTTTAAACAAAAACCTTCTTACATTAACAACAAGCAAGCATGCTTTCAAGTATGCAAGTGAGCCAGTGTAACGGGGGAGTGTTGTAAGCTGAGAACTTCTATGATATACATCTTTGTGCTACAGTTTAGTTCTAAATATTCCACCAGTAGTGTACAAAAGTGACGAGTTTCAGTTTTCAAACTACTTATCAAATTATAAACTGATAGTTTACAGATTGTTATATATTTCTATCATATAAGCTTGCATAAATATCAACTTGGTCCAAGTTAGGATCCATTATTATTACATTAACATGTCAGGAAACCACAGGATAACCATGTACTCAATAGTTGGCCCCAACTTTAAGAAATGATGGGCAGTTGAAgttgataaaaaaaaacattgatCTTTGATTAGTTGACATTGGAATTTAAAGCTGCAATCATTTGCAGTTTGTTACACGGTTAATAACTAGAAACTGTAAAGATATGACTTATCAGTTGCCATATAGGTTCAGTGAAAAAACCCAGCATAAACATTATGCAGCCACTTCTTgtttaaatatcaaatatagGTTTCCATGAAGGAAAGAGATCAGAAGTAGATAGTAGTTGAAATGATGGTCATGCTTCAATAGCACTTCCTGTGTCAAATGTGTCACAAAAGACTGCAAAAGTGAAAAATTGTAAAGGTAACAAGTCATTGATTTTGACTGAACGAACTGATTTATGTAAAGCAcactagaaaaaaaaacttaatatgAAACCAATTCAAAGTAGATGGCAAGCTCCACCAAGAAGTTCAGAAGCACCTGTACAGCCCATTGTTCCAGATTTCCATGAAGGGGTATTGAACAGCCCAAATCTTGCTTAAGTTCTTTATATATGTTCATCAGACTAGAAGGGACTTTGACACCCTTAGGCACCGAGAAGGAGAGGCCCATTGCCTGACCTGGTCCATGATATGGATCCTGAACCCACATTGTAAAAGGATGATGCTTCTGTAAGTTAGTAAAATGCTTCCAGCATCCAATAGTGTAGGTTCATTACCAAATTCCTAAATGTGATATCTGAGATGAATAAATACCAGATTTCTCCGCAAAGGAAGATGTCCAAAGAGAACCAAAGTAACttctgtattttattttaaaagaggaCTTTGGTTTATATATTTCAGATGGTTGCATTTTAAAAACTAAGAAACTAATTATCACAATTGCACATACTGCGTAATATTTTAGAAACTAATTATCACAGGTGCACATACAGCATAATATTTTACTGTCGCCTTTTTGGGTAAGGTTGTAAAGTTTTCAATACAAAAACCAATTTTATACAGGTTGTGATTCCTTGAGAACACACTATTAGTAACATGTGAATGCTACCATCAAAACTAGAAACTCTACCTGTCCAATGATGACAGCCTTCACCCTGTCAAATGAAGTAGTGTTAAGAGCATTAAAAATCAGATGTAGTGGAGGATAAATTGGGACACCACCACTAATTTCCTTTTCCACAAATTTGCACAAATTCCCTGCATAGGGCTTCTGAAATTCCCCTGGCAGTGCTTCCAACCATGTCTCCTCAATCAACAGTTCCTGTAACTTCACATATCCACCCCCCTCACCTAACATTTGGTACACAAGAGATGTCTTTTCAGTGCTTAGCGAGGAATAAGTAGTTTAACTAAAGTCTGTGTAAGTAGCAACCTTAGTGTTGAGTTTTGAAATTGAGGATCTACATTGCTCTTTggcatgaaaaaataaatattataagtaGAAAACACTCAATTTTTATATTAGTATCTCAAGTAATTAACAAATACTCAAAGGAAAAAAGCCTAGACTTGTGAGAATTTATCACATAAAGCCCAAACTATCAGGACAAAGCTTGTCCTGAAATCCAAAGGTACAAAGGAGAGCAAAAGATATATCCTTGTTCTTCTTACAAAGATTCTATGACATCTATCAGTGCGTCTGCATCCTCTAGGAGTTCTTCCTTACACCAAAAAGATGAAATAGAGAAAGAAACAGTACATTTCAATTTTCTGCACATTACTATACTTGTCATCAAATCATCTGGAATTTCTTTCCTTATAAATAGTCCAAAACATCtgacataatttttaaaattaatccaattcaataactttttttatatCGTTTAACAACATCCAAacattaaacaaaaaaaaaacatgtacCACAAATTTATGTCCAACAATCAAAACATTATAAGACACAATCTGCCACATCAGTTTGCTTGTCCACTTTTAATTTGGAATGATCATAACCAGAATATGTGAAAATATTTGCACAAAACATTAGTGGGCAAAGTAACCCGATACATGTGCTAGTGTGAGATGGCACGAACATGCTGGAATAGTCAAGGTCCGTGCAACTTGGCCCAAACAATACCATGTCAAAAAACTATATGGAAATAAAAATTGGTCAATATTTCTTAAGAAATGTGTTGGATTCTTATGTGAAATTTTGTTTTGCTCTATACTTTTTGGATGAAGCTAAAATGCAGTCCTTGAAATATTTTGTTGTATTGAAAATGTATCGCAATTTTTGCGGACAAAAAAGTCAGTCGTAACACAAAGTTAAGGAACAGAAAATAATTTTACCATAAAAGTAAAAGGAGCATTGTTTAACAGACCGTTTGCGTTTAATTTGGAGATTTTATCAGAACATAGTTTGAGGTTCCTTTTGGCCTTTGCGAGTGATCTGTTGAACTCCATTCTCGACTTTTGCTCCGGCGTTGGGGATACTACGACTTTGGGGTCTTCGTCACTGTCTTTACGTGATGATGAAGTTGGGAAGGCGCTAGAAATGAAGTTTTCGGTGGAAGAGACCTGTTTTAAGCGCTTTGCTGCTGGTTGCTTGAATAGATCCATTAGGGTTTTGGATGAAGGAGATGCCattccctttttttaaaaaaaaagtaaaaacagtGAGGAGCAGTAAGCAGAGAGGAAATGGAACCCAAAATCACCCAACTCACTATATTCTCTGGCGGGAACAGAACCAGAGTACATTTAACTTCGTAGAATATGTTTGAACTAAAAGTTTAGCTAGCATTTGGCTCTTTTTAAATATTCTTGTCGGGTTATTTTTGGATGAAGTTTGGagataaatttttttaagaatatgtcactatttcaaaaatattattttttattcataagttctaaaaattattaaaattcataaattactTATAGATTGTTTttagcttttttgagtgtttggctggccaacttaaaattattttgtatttaaaataagctctaataaataattgagtttgtttggatagacttattttaagcggcttataagttgaaaacagcttataagtcaaaaaaagagTCGGGCTGCacctatttttttaacttataagttatttaaaataagtccatccaaacagaCACTTAATGGTGTTGGTTGGCTGTGTTAATAGAGTAAGCTAGTAGATTAATATTAGTTGGAATTAAAAAATGATGGTATTTTTATTGTAATGACCTGTCCCCGTCgttatggataggccaatggggaagaattttgggccagaaaactctgggtagtaacttcggaaaaacttagcctaggctagacttggacgaattctgagttaAGTGAGGTCTAGGGTAACCTTGTGAATGGTGGAGGATCGAATCTCTAGTTTGATTGGGTaagttgatagccaagacgatacagAGCATTTACAGCTTCGCGGAATTGCATTCAtgcgagtaaaactctcgaaattAGACTTGGCGTGAAAGGTATCTTTAATAAGTCTTTGGaagggggtgtgttgtgaaatgggggcttggagcacaaactccGAGCTCACTGTTTCTGCATATTCAGCCAGAGCAAAATTATTCTCGCCAAAGTGGGACAGTCACGACTTAAGTCgggaaaaatctcaaaaatgatCTATTTCTGCAAAAACAATTCCTAGAACGACAAAaggcgacctagggcgattttcatcaattttccacgaattttcacgcttaaggtaatgattttactccctaaattcatcctTCGATTCCTAATGCTTATTAACTAGGATGGGTGATCATTGTGGAAGGGTTTTGGCTTGTGGGTAAGGGttaaaatagccctagggtggggaTTAAGATCATGGGTTTGTCCTAGGATGAGAATTAggttatttttcatgatagttaggtcattttgttgatccttgatatatatttattgtttttagaccaagaacaatcAGAACGAACCCGAGAAAGAAAAGTTATTGCattttaaggttgttgaagccCGAATTCGagataggtgatggttttgtttcccacacatgtgtttcatgtacttattaaattacttcatgatatgcatatatgtatgtgaatagggaaacatgctaggtTTTATGAGAAATGAGCACTTGCTagcctgttttgtgatgaaaTTGTTCTTGGTGAAATAATGTTGACTATGGTTGTGAAATTGTAATTGCTTGTATATTTGGGATCGAgggtcacgttccgacacataattggatcgggtgtcacgtttcgacatatatttggatcgggtgtcacgttccgacagaAGTAAATTGTGTTTTCTCACAAAGACTTATGACTCTTACTATGACTTTTCTCACAAAGACTTATGACTCTTACTATGACTTATGATTCTCCCATGATATTACGTTTTGACTTATGATTTTTCCACAagttttgcattgaccatgtcttATGTACTTATGATGCTTTTAAAAGGATTTCTATTATATTTTAAGCTTGGTCATTGCACTATCATGTTTTACGTCATACattgcatatttctcacatacttagtgcattccatgtaataacacatacttttacctatattgtctcataatataggtcacgacaCTCTCgttcctccatgtggctagatCCATCCCTACCATGAGTTTGctattattggtgagtcctcatgattcgagggCAACCCATTTATATTTCTTCATGTCTAGACTACTTCCTATTTCTTATATTTAGGGTGAGATAGGGCTTGTCCTATAACCTTGTCCATAGTTATAGAGGCATGTTAGGCGTTGATGATGTAGACCGTTCATCCGGACATGTTACTTAGATTCTTTCCCTTATTGAGATTTTACCTTGAGACTTGCCTTCCACTTACGATTTCATTGATgtatttacttaccttatgtatgcaatgtatgctaagaggcttggttggagtccctcaGGGTTCTAAttgtcgtgtcacgtctagcACCTAGCTTGGGGCGTGACAGAAGGCCTCTGTGAAGTTGTCCCATCAGCTTTTAAGTCAGGGGTATTTGGGTCTTTTTCCACTCTTCtaattctaataccaagttgtTTTGGGCTTATTAAGAAGGTTTTAAATGGTTCCTATGGACAGTAACccttcattctctcaaaatctcaCCTAAAggatttcttctctctcaagtttgCTCTCGAGCTTCTCTTCCAAGTAAAGAACaagatttcaagttcaaatctcCTTCTCCAAGTTCGATTAGGATTCCATCCAAGATATGTGGGAAGTTCATCAGTGGGGTTCTCTTCACCTATTGAGTCCcaaaaaaatcacaaattctcaaattatgtACTTGTTCAAATTCTAGGGTTTCTACGATTCTGTTATGGGTTCAATTGATTATTACTCTATTCATTCCTATTGATCTTATTATACATGATTCGATCATAATGACATGATATCAGTGATTTTCACATGAACCCATGCTATATGAATATGTTGATTTTGAAATCAAGCTTTGaagattatgcatgcattatgaATTTAAGAAACTACGTTTTAAGGATGCTTTCGAATAAAGtgtcaatatgattttatgaaacTAGGTTATTTCCAATTGAAGTATTCTTGTTATAAaagattattatgatttatcCATTTTTGATTGAAGTGTGATTTTACTACGAAAAgactatcatgatttagatgatttcgattaagtgtctcttatgtgttgattatgttatgaatcatgGTATTTTGAAAGGATCTATTCTTATGTCTTTGAGTCTTTATGATTtacttggtattactagattcttaccattcCAAATACTATGAATGTGCTATGTATTTGCATTGAGAGtgttacctagcaccgagttggaCTAGTGACGATTACCCAGGTCCTAGAATTATGTGTGGATCCACCTTATGAtcatggtccttaccttggcaagtaggacaCTCTCTTTTCGGTGTGGGAGTAGTACATTGGACTCTATATTatatctcacatggtttatgtcggttgaCGGTATCTCTCACTTATGATGTGattatgagtcttttatgaatatTGCATTGACTAtgtattatgttttaaatgatgttttaaaaatatttgccATGTTTTAGCtaggtcattgcattatcatgatTTCATACTTATCATATGATAGGCCATGTTATTTCATATTCTCCATACTCATTACATTCCAATACTAACACATACATTTCTtatgcctatattattttatagtatAGGTTCTGACCTTCCTCCATCCAGCTATGGCTAGTGGATTGATTAGCTTTGCTtaacttttggtgagttctcatggtTTAAGGGCATGACCTtattatgaattcttatgttTCTTTCAGTCAATTTAATTTTCAGACTATTTCGTAAGCTAGGGCTTATCCTAGTCACACCTATGATTAGTAGAGACATGTTTTTAGAAAGAGTATGATTCCTCTTTATGAATTCTTTGTACTATGTTTTTTGTATCATATGAAATTAtcatttgagacttatatttCACTTTTTGATTTAAGTGATTATATTGATTATCTCAGTGTCATGCTTATGTCAAGTGGCTTGTTTAGGATCTTTCGAGATTCTTTCGCCACATCACATTTAGGGGGTAGTttagatcgtgacaaacttgatattcaGATCATCATGTTTTTAAAGAGCCCTAGGTGTTTAACAAGCCACgttgagtagagtcttgttcattagtgTGAAGAGTgctacatctatgaataggaggctatgaggcatttaagaaatacttcacttctttcatactctcaATTATGCTATAGAGTTTAAATCTATAAGGTTTCCTTCTAACtcttattttatatgttttcagaattatgcctccaagaagagctctATTGAGAAGGAACATGAATGAGCATGAAGTGCAACAAGCTCCATAAGCTCTGGTTGATCCTTTGGCCGAGCATGCAGAATTTAGGGCTGCTTTCCAAAGCCATGACTGATCAAGCCAACCGTGAGGTTGTAGATCctatgaacccaaatgtgggtatgaAGGTGACAAAGGTTCGAGACTTTACTTGGATAAATCCTCTGAAATTCCATAGTTCAAAGGTGgacgaggatccacaagagttcattgaaAGGATCAGAAAGATAGTGGATATTATGGATGTGACTTCTTGTAAGACAATGGATATTTGGAGGATGAAATGGAaggaaaaatatagaaaaatgatCTAGTGCGGTCTTCAATGAGCCCACCTACGACTCGTTGAaggcttctcttttcttctttcttgttcttgaattttatagataagtatggaaatttaataattcataagacatatatataggacacctaagggggtgacacgtgtcaagccctaagtggtgacacgtgtcaagccctcattgggccaacacaccccttttctccaatcaCAGGATACCACATGGCATGTGGAAGGGGTCCAACCTTGCTCCAGctactgccacgtgtcactctcttatGTTGCCACGtgacactctctcatgctgccacatggcactctcttttccccctcgtaggttcgtaatctcgtcttactttatgaacctatgtaatccttgctacataagcttggtatgtactccagtagcttaagtatgtaagatttccaagttggtagcttacgtaaataagtcgtgtcctacgactcatcatttggtctccaacttcttccggattcttataactctatttccaatcttctttaCTATGGGGTACACATTCTCCTTTcgttagagttgtttgatagcgttatagattatccggcttaCATGGAAACTCTTAAGATGCTTAaaagttcttaagaagtcttaagaagcttttagaagctttaagaaactttaggaatccttaagaaacttaagaggcttacgatccttccatgaaacttaagagcctttcaagagacttaagaacacgttccaaggtacaaaagtacggggtgtaaaaTTTTTATTGAAAAGCTTTGATGGTAAAggtattttgaatgaattttaaCAAGTTTGAAAACTCAACATTCTTTGATTTATTAAGTATctgattttaatttaaaattggaCGTGGAGAAGTACAACTATGTAAAATAAATGCATTGTAGTAGTTTTATGTAGTACTTAATAGTAGTTATTAATAACAGGTTATaaacataataacaaaataTTGTTTTACTTTATAAAATGAATGCTACTACAACCTAAATGGTCAAACGTCAAATTAATTGTTCATATGTCACGGGTTCGAGAGGAGTTTAGGTTCCCGTTTTATTTTTGTTCAAAGTACCTTAGTAGAGGGATAAGTTTGATGAGTTAAATAGGTACATTTTTGTgtcaaattataaataatgaTGTTGATTATACAAAATGGCATTTTAAGTTCAACATGTTGAATTTATAAGGTTCCCTCAAAAATCGTTCACCTTTTGTCTAAAGAAAATCCCATAAAGTTTATTATGTTGAAACTAGTCCTTAGTGACCGTCTAGCAAGGTGGTAGCTCCAGTTTTAACAGTTTGAGATTGTGTATATCCTTCAGAAAGCAAAGCTATGAAGGGGAAGGTAGTGGCAGATTCTCGGCAGACCACCCAATACTAGATAATTGGGAGTTAACTAATGAGCTTCTTGATGAAGATGCGATGGTCATTGAAATTCTACCTCCTTAGAAGATGTACTTTGATGGAGCTACCCATTTTTGGCGGAGATGGTTTTGGGTGGTGTTTACCACTTCACAAGGAGAGGTTCTACCATTCTCCTTTACTTTGAAGAAATGTTGCTCCAACAATGTCGCTAAATATCGAGCGTTaatactttgactcaaaatggTTGTCGACCTGAACTAATTACAATTCCAAGTCTTTGGTGACTCTCAATTGGTAATCATTCATCTCTTGGGAAGGTATGAGGTCAAAAAGCCTGAAATATGCCCCTATCATGGTTATGCTCAAATGTTGATAGGATGGATTGGAGATGTAACCCTCCAACACATACCAAAGAAGGAAAACAAGAGAGCCAATGCCCTGGCAGCTCTAGCTTCAACTCTAACTCTTCCTAATCAGACACAAGTTACTATCTGCCAAAAATGGGTACTACCACCTCCAAATAAGgattaatatacaaaaaatgaGCTTGA
The sequence above is a segment of the Solanum dulcamara chromosome 11, daSolDulc1.2, whole genome shotgun sequence genome. Coding sequences within it:
- the LOC129872859 gene encoding uracil-DNA glycosylase, mitochondrial isoform X1, producing MASPSSKTLMDLFKQPAAKRLKQVSSTENFISSAFPTSSSRKDSDEDPKVVVSPTPEQKSRMEFNRSLAKAKRNLKLCSDKISKLNANGEGGGYVKLQELLIEETWLEALPGEFQKPYAGNLCKFVEKEISGGVPIYPPLHLIFNALNTTSFDRVKAVIIGQDPYHGPGQAMGLSFSVPKGVKVPSSLMNIYKELKQDLGCSIPLHGNLEQWAVQGVLLLNSVLTVRHHQANSHANKGWEQFTDAVIKTISQKKEGVVFILWGNYAQAKARLVDETKHHILKSVHPSGLSANRGFFGCRHFSQTNQLLEKMGMPPIEWQL
- the LOC129872859 gene encoding uracil-DNA glycosylase, mitochondrial isoform X2; this translates as MASPSSKTLMDLFKQPAAKRLKQVSSTENFISSAFPTSSSRKDSDEDPKVVVSPTPEQKSRMEFNRSLAKAKRNLKLCSDKISKLNANGEGGGYVKLQELLIEETWLEALPGEFQKPYAGNLCKFVEKEISGGVPIYPPLHLIFNALNTTSFDRVKAVIIGQDPYHGPGQAMGLSFSVPKGVKVPSSLMNIYKELKQDLGCSIPLHGNLEQWAVQSFVTHLTQEVLLKHDHHFNYYLLLISFLHGNLYLIFKQEVAA